In Helianthus annuus cultivar XRQ/B chromosome 8, HanXRQr2.0-SUNRISE, whole genome shotgun sequence, a single genomic region encodes these proteins:
- the LOC110906418 gene encoding uncharacterized protein LOC110906418, with protein sequence MGGGYPIPVESLGSTNHLNLPDSNPLTSNPPPVSTPPSVLTPPSVSTPPPLANPEYDDPFGWTDEELNWAYDYTFAQLQFGGLQIEGCHRPVPNTPILPMHPPPSNPPYVENYSQTQELPTWAEGYETDPGAVYEPPLDEKMDMSDHFSVEEFSSLTIDRAWYNIIFVKVEFIWHDVDGKRLVVIFLDQHRQKIVAFVPQNLIHKYNDASLMGGFFSLNHFQIENLNYLECPKYQNYVLVWSEKKIVINEYTKLSSLTLTIPRGASLYPLVPSIIELKHDRRPQMDIVDVVGRIIEGKRDRCCFELSLQDKTGHTIQLFLSALKPSDVIRSIRAVQQRSIIYVSRLKLVHLPDSMLCFTHEHSNN encoded by the exons ATGGGCGGTGGTTATCCAATTCCCGTTGAATCACTAGGATCAACAAACCATTTAAACCTTCCTGATTCAAACCCTCTAACTTCAAACCCACCTCCGGTGTCAACCCCACCTTCGGTTTTAACCCCACCTTCGGTTTCAACCCCACCTCCATTGGCAAACCCTGAATATGATGATCCATTTGGTTGGACGGATGAAGAGTTGAATTGGGCGTATGACTATACCTTCGCTCAACTACAATTTGGTGGACTACAAATTGAGGGGTGCCATCGTCCGGTGCCAAACACTCCTATACTTCCTATGCATCCTCCACCTTCAAACCCCCCTTATGTGGAAAACTACAGTCAAACACAAGAACTACCGACCTGGGCTGAAGGGTACGAAACTGACCCTGGGGCGGTTTACGAACCACCATTGGATGAAAAAATG GATATGTCTGATCATTTTTCCGTTGAAGAATTTTCATCATTGACAATTGATAGAGCATGGTATAATATAATCTTTGTTAAGGTGGAGTTTATTTGGCATGACGTCGATGGAAAGAGATTAGTGGTTATATTTCTTGATCAACAC AGACAAAAAATTGTTGCGTTCGTCCCACAAAATTTGATACACAAATATAATGACGCGTCATTGATGGGTGGTTTTTTTTCGTTGAATCATTTCCAAATTGAGAATCTCAACTATCTTGAGTGCCCAAAGTACCAGAATTACGTGTTAGTTTGGTCCGAGAAGAAAATTGTCATCAACGAATATACAAAGCTTTCTTCACTTACGCTTACGATTCCAAGGGGTGCTTCTTTATATCCATTGGTCCCTTCCATTATAGAATTGAAGCATGACAGGAGACCTCAAATGGATATTGTTG ATGTGGTTGGGAGAATAATAGAAGGCAAACGTGATCGATGTTGTTTTGAACTTTCTCTTCAAGATAAGAC TGGTCACACAATACAATTGTTTTTGTCTGCCCTGAAGCCTTCCGATGTTATACGTTCCATTCGAGCCGTGCAACAAAGGTCCATCATATATGTATCACGTCTCAAGTTGGTTCATCTACCAGATAGTATGTTATGCTTTACACATGAACATTCTAATAATTAG